Within the Miscanthus floridulus cultivar M001 chromosome 2, ASM1932011v1, whole genome shotgun sequence genome, the region cccatattactccccgggtgtccaggaattatcaacgacaagaagacgttatgccgttgaaaggagatgccgagggggagattcagggggataacaaacacgggccaacatgtgtatggggcagacaactgtccataaggattgaacccatctgttgccagcgcgacacatacattacgagcctcagctgctttgtcaggatgtttgtcattaaagtacgtccatgctttggcatcggacggatgcaccatcgtccatggcttgtaccgtacacctttatgccatgtcatctatttcgtggattcctcggtcatgaaaagccattggatcctcggcacAAATGGAAGGTTCCATAGGActttcacggggatcgtaagctgcctcttctagccatctccagagtctacctctagataccttgaggatttacacttcggacagtactttgcatccttgtgatctttcctaaataagacgcaccctttcggacaaacatgtatcttgtcatatggcatcttaagcatatgaagtagtttctgtgactcatgcaagttcttcggcagaatgtgcttctccggtagcatgctgccaaacacggccaacatcttatcaaagccttcgcgactcagatttaacttggccttcaaccccataacacatccaatggcatccagctgagaaaccgttgtactctcatgaaggggtttctgtgctgagTCCAACATTTCATAGAAGGCCTTagcggcttcctccatctcctccttctcacgtccttctacgaagtgagcttggtgagtgtcatctagtatgtctgctactccggcatcatcatcaaaagcctcgaggcgtggtctcaccacctccgctcttatacaatctgcttcaccatggtggatccaccggtggtagccagccgtataaccattgtacacaagatgtttacccatggtcaccttgtctacccttctattgttgtcacatttgctatagggacaccaaagtttagaatgtcctttagctacacccgagctccatgcatgttccaagaaagcatctgtcccattcacccactcaatgtcaaagtcactcctgcttctctagcccgtgtacatccactgacggtcttccatccttccacatatacagcacatagtaatgtaaccatcaattgcatctacgcggtgttcctactctctaataggtgaggataggtcctaatcccacccacggatacgtagatgaggttagtttccatgctccgctccctatccgagatagaatttcggtagcacctccccgctgttcttccgatgcacgtcctgcaagggagagtgtgtatccagagaacaacagggggtgatgccAAAACACCATCTCGgcccggagcggaccatggaaactaacccatctatgcatctgcgggctgtccaaaaaacgtggacaatccgaaacagatacggtcgcatatatacaaagatctgtatacctccaaccgtatctctttcggatgggagacacctaactaggttacgtgaccaaagaccacatacggatagaggggttatacctagggtgccgatGAGGTTAGGGTAGCAGGGCGGTGGAGAgttggtgcagtggcgagtcgacgcggtgcaggaagacccgcagcgccgacgaagacgatcggggtcgccgagtccctcccacaggtcctcctgcaaaaagggcaaaaatggttagtgttgactcaaaatttcggcagcacctcctctgcatggggaggttcccaaaacctgcaaaaaacatgccacaaaggccaacaaccacatatataccaaacatgggcacgaaggccaacaaccaccaatatatcaagaggagccatgtactttagttctctttccacgcagatgaaagtattgaagtagtacaacaacaattactactaaccctacaactactactaacaactacttaactactaacagtactaatactaagaactacttaactattaacaactactactactaaccactactacttactaactactactatttactaactactactactactaagcctacaactaacactactaactactactaacaaccactactacttactaactactactatttactaactactactactactaaccctacaactaacactactactactactacaacacacttaacactacaactaacactactaactactactactaacactacaactaactactactaacactactaactactactactactaacactacaagggtagggcttaccttggcggcaagaacggcaagagcgagggcTGGTGATGACGGCGGGGATGACTGCAGCAGCGTGAGGATCAACGGGCGGTCGGAACGGCGCGAGGATCGATgggcggtcgggtcggcaccttcctcttcttcctcctccctcttctctttcttcctcttgctcctctccttctccctttgCTGGCCGACCGCAGGGCACGGCGGGACCGGTGGAGCTCGGGGCCGGTGGGGGAGCTCGGGGCCAGCCGGGTCGCTGTCCCCTGGGAGCTCGGAGCCCGgggcgccggcgagctcgggGCGGCGGCCAGGGAcccggggcgcgggcgcggggccgtCGGGGCGTGGGCGCGGGAGCGCCGGGGCTGGGCGGGAGCGCCGGCCGGGACGGGGGCGGGGGGCGCGGGACGGGGGCGTCGGGGCGGGCCCGGCAGGACCTCGCTGGAGGGGGACGACGGCGGGGTCGGCGGCACGGCGATGCGGGGGCGGGTGGGGGACAAGTGAGGAGGGGGTGGGGTTGGGCCGGCCCATTCTGCGCCTTTAGGCtaaaagatttgccgagtgccaggcccagcggcacttggcaaaggtttttttttattttttttaaaaaaattctttgccgagcgccctgtgacctagcgctcggcaaaggcttctttgccgagtgccaaggttggcactcggcaaattaatttttttttcgccccatttttttctggggccttgctacagtaattaaaaactccatttcaaaatttgggacaatttttagttttttttactttatttccttaattagttttgtttcgttgaatttttccgactatttcaaatttgaactgcatgtacatgaaataatggaatttggtcattcaaaaaatggtattcatgatgtttggcgtatgttgaggccgtatccaggaactcgcatgaaattacgagcatcttgttgtcgtaacatgacgatgtacttgcgagaaaagtgtatttaaattatataaaatccaaacgaagtccgaaaatcacgaaacttgtcgaggtatcttgttatcgcatgtggaggccgtggtaaaaactTGAGAAAGCttggagcaagttgtgacgtcggatgcctaaaaacCACACATCTGACGTCGGATTCCTAAAagccacatgtggagatgtctaggttttatgcatctgacatcgtaacttgctcgaaacattctcaaatttttaccacagcctacacatgcgataacatgacacctcgataagtttcatgattttcgaacttcgtatggactttatataattttaaaacacttttccggcaagtggctcgtcatgttacgtgaagaagatgcgcgaaatttgatgcgagttcatggatagagactcaacatacaccaaataccatgaataacatttttcgaagcacTAGATTATAATATTCCATACACTTCccgttcaaatttgaattatatataaaaattcaacataatcaaattaatcaaccaaatataacaaaaaaaactagaaaacgcaccaaatttgaacatgaagttgtaaacaatgtaggcgggcccaacaaaaaaattggagtcaaaaaaacaaaaaaaaattgaaaatttgccaagtgccagcttggcactcggcaaagactgtctttgccgagtgctggtccagggacactcggcaaagaattttttaaaagaaaaaaattcaaaaacagttaaagagtctttgccgagggcctaacggtgatgccctcGGTAAAGATTGACGGCAGGGGATGGATGTCGTGTCAGGCggtgttgccgagggccggccctttaTCGAAggcttagccctcggcaaataattatTGTTGCTGTGTGCTTGTCTTTGTCGAgggtctggccctcggcaaagagtctttaccgagtgcccgagcaTTTTCTCTCGGCAAATCATCATGCTCTCGacaaagatgctctgtccggtagtggAAGTAGACATGACGTACCATGTGACGACGACGCTGGTGTTCCCAAAAGCGACTGACAGAAAACAACGACGAAGATGGCACTACCAACGCCAAGTTCAAGGGAAGTAGACATGACGTAGCATGTGACAACGGCGCTGGTGTTCCCAGAAGCGACGCACAGGGCCTCGATACTTGAGTTCCACAAGGTCCAAATAGGGCATTCCAAATGGTCTtcagtctgttcggttggctggtctGTATCATTGCTGgatcatgaagaagtactgctggctgatttatgtgagagaaaaatactgtttcggctgaaaatttacgatcgtttacgacaagccatagcCAAATGAACATGCTGCTTATCTTTCACCTTGTGTATGCGGATTCGCCCCTATAGGGGCTGAAAATGAGTTTGTTTTTCGACCGCCGAATGACTGTTTTGGCTTCCTAATAAATGACCTTTATTAGCATTTTTTTACTGCACCATGCATAGCCATTTGGTTCAGCGAGACAAGGTGAGTCGATTACGCTTTGCTCAGTAAGTTTGAGCATCATGATCGGCGAAATTGGTTGTGGTTCAGTCCAGTGGTGCCCAAGTATTTGTCTgatttactccctccgtcccaatttaACTGCACCTTTGCAGTTCAAAAAAAATCCCAAAATAAAGGGATTCGATGAGGAGCAGTGCTGGTCTCCGTACGTACAATCTGTGCTAGCGTAAATGCCACTCTGGAACCATTGAtggagaaaataaaaaaaaaatcgtgAATGCTCAATTACGTGGAATGCTCTCCACCACTTGTTTGCTGGCTCCAGGCGGTAGCCGCACCAACTGCACTACCAATCTTCATACGGCAAGAAATGACAGCTACACTTTCCAGGAGCAGAAATATAATTTCACATCTAcagtattttttcatttgaatcctAAACGTGCTTTTATcgttggatggagggagtagtataaAAGATGTTACAGCAAATGTTACATTCACTAAGGTTAAAAGACCAAGCTACCCCTATAAACTTATCATTATGTTACTGTGCATTTGAGTTGACATGCTCATTTAATGGGGCACTTGCTCTCACGCCACACACAAACAGCAAATCATAGACCAACTTTTCACATTTCGCGATGCATCTCAGAGGACAACGATTTGACAGATGACTGATGGAGTAGGCTGTGTGGCCTATGAGCAGAGCTATAACGTCAAATATTTCGAGGCATCATTTGATTGCTAGAACGTCATGTTctatgggatggagggagtaatggttataaggtccagtttagttacaaaaaattttataaatttttttaagatttctcgtcacatcgaatctttggacgtatgcatgaagcattaaatataaataaaaaataaaactaattacacagtttagacgaaatcaacgagacgaatcttttaagcctaattagactatgatgggacactaattgccaaataacaacgaaaaccgcTACAGTAGCAGTTTGCTAAATTttttggcatctaaacaaggcctaagtaacACCATGATTTATCATATttgttttttgcaaaaaaaaaatcaaatttgctTGAATCTCTCTAGAAAGCTTTAATTTTAGTTGAGGAAAAAATATTTTCTAAAGCAACATCAATGAATCATAGGTGCACAACATGTTTGATGCATTCATGCCTATGCATTTAATTATTTTCTTGGAATGTTTAGTTTGAGGGGTTTTAGTGAAAAGGAAAAGGTTTTATAAAATTTTATCAGGTTTTCTAAATAGAAaagggtgttttttttttcttttccgcaGCCTAACCTCTTTTTTTGGCCCGCTCTTGCAACCGGAGTGCGTGCTAAGGCTCGAATTCGCGCCTCACCTTCCCGGCCCGCACCCGCAGCCCAGATCGCTTGCAGCCGCCGTGCCTCCCTCAACCGCCCGCGGCCCAGCTTCCCGCAGTCCACCCCGCTCCCTTTTCCACTCGTGGGCCGGCCGGTTTATTCTGGCCCATCAGGGCAGACCAGCGCCAGCCCAACAGCGAAGCTGCCGCCGGCCCTTATCTCTAAGGCGCACGGCAAAGAGCAGGGCCGGAGCGTCCTCCGCGCGCTTCCAGGACTAGGAGCGCCGCATGCACGCACGCCGAGGAGAAGCTGGACCTGAAGCCTTCACCTGTGCGCCGCCCAGATCAGGGCTGCAGGCTCTCCTTCGCGTTCGCTGGGCTCGGCCAAAGAAGCGCCTCCGCCCTTCGATCTCCGACACCACCGCGAATGAATCAACCAATCTGCCGCCTCTCGTTGTTGCTTCTTTTGATTAGGGAAAATAGCAGACGCACAACGAAGCACAAGTTCTATTAGCTAGCTATGCATGGCGCCGGATGGTAGCTGGGGCAACGGGCAAGTGCCCCACCCTGCCGTATGGGGTGGGGTGGTCCGCCTGTGTAACCGAGCTCTGTCTTTGGAGTCTACCAAATTGATAGCCAATTTTCTCCTTTCTTTTATAAATTTTATGATTCATATTTTTTCTACGTGTCTCATGAGTAATATTTAAGTAAAGACAAGCTGCGTTAGACTTAGACCATTCTTCGTGAAAGTTTCATGTCTCAGTTTTCAAGCCATCGTGTGTTAGAAACAGTATAGACAAATTTCATTCCCATGAAAATTTTATTATCTCTGTCTTCATCTATTATATTGTCAACTTATTTAATGCACATACCCGCTCCACTGAGACTGGCTTTAGAGATCTCTAGTTAGCAGTTATGAAGATGACAGGATGTGCCATACAAAGTAACCGAGAAttcaatttgaaaaaaaaactgagAATTCAGCGCATAAAGTGAAATGGACTACTAACTTGGAGAAGAAACTTATTGTGTTATTTGAAATCAACCAGTAACATCGATGAGGATCTTTCCAAGAGTGGTGGGGGGAGATGCCCTGTCTCCCTCTCCTTTCACTCTCTTCCTCATCACGATCCTCTCCTATCTTCTCTTTATGAGTAAAAACCTGGGATCTTTTCGAGCACCAAAAAAGAAAAGTCCCCTTACAATAATCCAATTCCTAAGCCAAAAACACCCAAAAAAAAAGCAATCCCTCCTGTTTACCATAATGCATGTACACTTGAGTGTACATTGCGCTCTCAATCTCATGCTCTTCAGTCTGGTTCTGCACTTGCAGAGCAGAGTGAACCACCATATGCCTTCGGTGCCACACACTGTTGagccatgttttttttttttgtatacgTACGTATGTATGTGCTTTCCTTGTATTATCTGGGCTTGGCGATCTTGGGTTTAAAACTTTGCATTCCAAATTGCATTCTCACTCTCACCGCAGCGCTGATGGACTTCCTTGATCCGATCAGCAGATTTGCAGATGCCACTGCAGCTCCAGTCGAACGACGCAGCGCACACGTTCCCCGCCTGCGCCTTCCATTCGCAATCTGCACAAGTTTGCCAAGCATAATTAGCTCAAACGCACCACAAAATCTGACTGGGGTTACTCTGTTCCATCAAATTCAAGTCAGTGCAAGTTCGGTGTGCATGTTAGGCAGAAAACCATTTCAGCTGACAGCTCTGCTCTTACGCTTGAACAGACATGACATGATGCGTCTTTGCCACTACGGTTCTAAGGTAAAACGTTTCTTCATTTTGCAGCTTCAGATTCAATCATACCAGAAGTGTAACCCTCAAAAGGAAAGTTCAGACGTCTCATGTCATGACAGACTACTAAGATGGTTAACACAAACAATGTTGGCAAAGCACATGCTTGTGACAGCTGATGGCGCACCTACTCTCTGAAGTTGACCATCAACTACCCCAAACGGCCTGTTTCCCCCAAATAATCCATACATAGATCACGCATTCTGTGTATGCAAAAGACCAACCACCGATACGGTTGGAAGTCCACTTACATCACATGTTGACACCAACTGGTTATGCTAAACAAACCGATGGGAAAGCATCAGGTATACCTGGTGGCGTGCCGCAGCAAAGACGACGGTCATCGACGTGTTCGACGTCCAATCCGATGAACCAGGATCCCAGGGATACATCCTCATTAGCATATTTGTGCAGAACATGCCTGAAATGTCACCATCCAATCATCATGGTCAATGGCTTGCATCTCTTGTATTCGTAAAAGAAAACAGAAAGGAAGAACAGGGGAATATTAGAGTGGAACTGCTTACTGGTTGAGTGCTATGTAGGAGGCCAGATCTTTGGAGATGGCGTACAGCTGACCGGTCGCGTGTCGGAAGTATTTGTTTCCCCATTCGCCGAATTTCCAGTATTCAGGCTCGTGGTACCTTACGCCCCtaaaacaagaacaagaacattTTATACTGCTGCTGCAACAACAGGCAGAGCTAATGGCAGCACTGAGACGAGACTTACTTCTGAGCTAGCACTGGGCCAGATTTCATGCAGCCAACGTAAGCTCTAGGCTTGGAGCGATGCCTTGCTAGCGTGTTTCCAAGAGTTGCTGTAGTGCAGCAAAATCTTGTTAGTTTACTAGAGTATTTGCCGAGACCTGAATATGGAACGACACTACTGCACTGAAGAGTGAGATCAGAGGGTAATATTTTGCACACACCTATATTTACATGTACATCGTCGTCGACCTTGATGTAGTACTCTGCATCCCACATGGACACAGCTGCGACGAAGTACGCTTTGGTCTTTGCTGCCAGTTCCAGGTACCCTTCAACATGGTCCTGAATGATTGGGAACCATGGCATTCCAAGGATACTTCAGTTGAGCACGTGGGTATACACAGACAGCTAACATCCTACTGAATCCAACGGAAATTTACCAGCCTCATTAAGTCCTCATGTTTCCTGTCCTCTGCATCAATTGCTCGATCAAGTATGCCGCCAGGAGTCGCACTAAGTGTATGACAAAACAGAAGTTTCtgaattagtaatagtaagtCATTGTCCGACAACGTATAGTTACTACCTACTCTACTAGCAGTACATTTCAAGAAAATGTCACTGTGCTCATAActgcatgaagaagaagaaaaatgccCTTCTCTTCCTCATTTCAAGAAAAAAAGATGTCCCACATGAATTGAactcacctatgaccgatgaCGAAGCGAATGATAATGCCCTTCTCTTCCTCCATCTTTCTCCTCTTCTCACCTGTTGTGGAAACCAAAAGTCAGAAAAATTACACTACAAGGAAGTGGATTTATTGGACGCACAAGATCCTGCAAATTAACCTTGAGGCATCCATGTAGCACGGACTGAGTCTCTTCTTTTCCGGCTGCTGAAGGCAGTGTTTATGCCAATGACCATGAAGTATTTCCGTTTCCTTGTGGATTCGGACATCGGGGCACCATTGAGCATGGATTCCTGTGACGCCTTTGCAGACGCTAGCTCCATTTCGAGGTTTGATATTGTTTTGTCCAGTGTCCTGGTTGATCACAGAAAAGAGTTTACTAAGCCTCAAGCTAAACAAATATGGCATGCTGTCAAGAgtgaactgttttttttttcttttctgaagAAACCGAGTAAACTGAATTTTGCACCGTGGCTAGCTACTTACTGTATAACATCTTGCGTTCTTGGAACCTCTCCAGGAACGTATTTTGCGTCACCGATCTGTACAACGAGGAGAAAGTTTACAAACCTGTTCATGGTTCAGAGCAGAAGTCCAGTTCTACTTCTACCAAGAACACTGAAAAGCAAAACTGCAGTATACAATACATACGCTTTTCGGAGCACAGTCGCCATCGACAAGGTTCATCTTTTCCAC harbors:
- the LOC136536478 gene encoding uncharacterized protein is translated as MGRPNPTPSSLVPHPPPHRRAADPAVVPLQRGPAGPAPTPPSRAPRPRPGRRSRPAPALPRPRPDGPAPAPRVPGRRPELAGAPGSELPGDSDPAGPELPHRPRAPPVPPCPAVGQQREKERSKRKKEKREEEEEEGADPTAHRSSRRSDRPLILTLLQSSPPSSPALALAVLAAKVMASSRPRCETASLYGRPRPPI
- the LOC136523309 gene encoding probable beta-1,3-galactosyltransferase 2 — encoded protein: MSFNKSRGGGLGAGGDELVLRGSTSKKWTFLLCLGSFCIGLLFTNRMWTLPEPKEIIRRSTLEVEKMNLVDGDCAPKSIGDAKYVPGEVPRTQDVIQTLDKTISNLEMELASAKASQESMLNGAPMSESTRKRKYFMVIGINTAFSSRKRRDSVRATWMPQGEKRRKMEEEKGIIIRFVIGHSATPGGILDRAIDAEDRKHEDLMRLDHVEGYLELAAKTKAYFVAAVSMWDAEYYIKVDDDVHVNIATLGNTLARHRSKPRAYVGCMKSGPVLAQKGVRYHEPEYWKFGEWGNKYFRHATGQLYAISKDLASYIALNQHVLHKYANEDVSLGSWFIGLDVEHVDDRRLCCGTPPDCEWKAQAGNVCAASFDWSCSGICKSADRIKEVHQRCGESENAIWNAKF